A window of Methylocaldum szegediense genomic DNA:
GCGATGCGGCGGTTCTCGTCTTCCGGCGGGAAACCGAGACAGTCCATGGCTTCGTAAGCGTTGACCATGGCAGGGAAGATGGCACCCAGACCGTCTACTCCATTTAAGCGCGCCATGAACCAATCGCGCGCCTTTTCGGTTGCCTTCCGGCGTACGGCCTTCGGAATCAGCGGTTCCATAAGCCGGCCGATGCGTTCCAGCGCCAGAATGCACTTCCCGAGCGGCGTCTTGACATGGCTGAAATAATTTCGCTCCTTCTCTGGCGGGACGGTGAAGAGTTCGCGAATGCCGATCTTGCTCGGGTTACGCGCCTTCACTTTGTTGCTGCAAAGAATGAACAAAGGCACCATCACCGTGCGCGACCAGTAGGAGACCTTGTCCAGGTGAAACGGAAACCAACGCGGCAGCAGCATGATTTCCACCGGGATGAACGGCACGGCGCGCCATGGAACCTGTTCGAACATGGCCATCATGATGCGGGTGAAGACGTTAGCGCGAGCTGCACCGCCCTGAGCTAGAATCCATTCCCTGGCTTTTTTCATGTGCGGGGCATCGATGTCGTCACCGGCCAGTTTCAACGCATAATAGGCTTTTACGGTACAGCTGATATCGCCGGGACCGCCGAAGAATAGCGGATAACTACCGTCTTCCTGTTGATGCGCACGGAGATAATTGGCGATTTTGGACTGCAACCTGGTGTCGATTTCGTCCATGTAATGCATCATCAGGATGTACTCAGCCGGGATAGTGCAGTCGGCCTCGAGCTCGAACACCCAATAGCCCGATGGATGTTGCAATCGCAGCAGTTCCTGTTTGGCGCGGCGGATGGCGTTGTCCAAGGGCGATTCGTTATAAGGCTGATGGAAAGCCGTATCGAGCGCGGAAAATGCAGTCGCTTCTTTCAACATGAGTAAAGAATCCCCTGTTTTAAGTTGGCTTCTCACGTGTCGGCACGATGGCCGAACACCGGGAGCTGACCGTTGTGGCGCGGCAAGCCGGAGCCCGCGATGGAAAAGGCGGCGTTGAGTAAGAAGTCGCTTGTACGTAGCAGGCGGCTCGTGAGAACGGTCGCTTTCACTGCCCGGCGTGTAATCTTGACCTGAGACGAATCGCTGAAATAAAGATTCTTGTTGATTTTGCGCAGGGTTAGCACAGCCATCCCGAGCGCCCACAGACAAAACTCGCGTAGTCCCCTCTCGTACGAGGGAATATACAAGGTGTAGGTGAGTGCATTTTTTAAATGTCCATGAGCAATCCCGATTAATTGTCTAAATCCCTCGCAAAATGCGGGGTCGTTATGATTCGGTTTGAGTTTGCGCAAATCAAATCCGTGCTGAGCAAATAGATCGCGCGGTAGCCAGCAGACGCCCCGGGCGTGATCGTCCCAAAGATCCTTCAGAATATTCGTCATCTGCAGGCCCTGTCCAAATGAGACGGCCAGCGTCATCATCTCGTCGCGATGGGCTCCGATCGCCGGCGAGTAATGACAGAACAGCCTGGTTAGCATTTCGCCCACTACGCCGGCTACGTAATAACAGTAGTCATTCATTTCCTCCATGTTCGAGAGACCGTATCTCAGGTCTCGGTCCTGAAACTCGGCCATGCCTCTAGCCATGATCTCGACGCAGGTCGCGAGTGCTTCTTGCTGCGGCGGATCGAAGCTGTGCGTGATGGCGATGACCCTAGGAATCAAATGGATCAGCTCGTGTTCGGCCGGACTGGTGCTCGTTGAGAGGCGGGGGCCGAGCCCGTCCCTAAGTTGCTCGGCGCTTTCGCTGCCTTGGACTACGCGCGCAAACCGTTGACAGAACTTGCGCTTTTCCGCGGACGTGAGTGCGGTTTCGTCCTCGATGGTATCGACGATGCGGCACAGCAAATAGGCGTTCGAGACCGGTTTGGCCAAGACAGGCGGCAATTGTGGAATGGTGAGCGCAAACGTGCGGGAAACGCCTTCCAATAAGTGGGACTGCAAAGCGTCGTCGTCGCTCATCACGTCTGCGCCTGAGGGAAGGCTTCCGCTCGTACGGACGAGTGTTGCTCCGTTCAAGTTCAAAAATTCCAACCAGTTTTTTAGATGCGATGTTCCGGCCAGTTCGTCTTGAGATGAGGCAGCAACGGTTCGCTTGGAAAGCCGCCAATTCTAATGGTCTCGCCTCGATCGTCAAGCTATGTTGTATTTTAACGAAATTTAGTTGAGGAAAATACAACTACAAGCTAGCATGTTGCGCTAGAATCGAATTAGACCAATCCGAGTGAACCGAATTTAACTCTAAGGCAGGCGGTTCGAAGAATTCCAAAGCGTGTTGGTCAGGAATTCAGTTATGGTTTATAGTCTGCGGCGTCTTTCTGACGTTACGGAACCGGAAATATGTTGAAAGTTAATCGAACTCGTCAGACCGGGGGAAGGTGAATGAGCGTTCCAATAAGGCAACAAATCAGCGTCGCGAAGTATCTTTTGCGACAAAAATTAAGGGGAAACAAGCGTTATCCGTTAGTGTTGATGCTCGAGCCCTTATTTCGCTGCAATTTGGCCTGTGCCGGTTGTGGCAAGATCGATTATCCCGATGAAATTTTGAATCGCCGGCTCAGCGTCGAGGAATGTTTGGCGGCCGTTGATGAGTGTGGCGCGCCGATTGTTTCCATTGCCGGGGGCGAACCGCTGTTGCACAAAGAGCTGCCGCAGATCGTCGAAGGGATCATTCAGCGTAAGAAATACGTCTATCTTTGTACTAATGCGCTTCTGCTCAAGAAACGCATCGACGATTACAAACCTTCCCCCTATCTCACTTTTTCGATACACCTCGACGGCAATCGCGAGCGTCACGATGCGTCCGTCTGTCAGAAAGGCGTGTTCGACCGCGCTGTTGAAGCGGTGAAACTCGCTATCTCGCGCGGGTTCCGCGTCACTATCAATTGTACTCTGTTTCAGGGCGAAAGCGCCGAAGAAGTCGCCGAATTCCTCGACTTTTGCAAGAAACTTGGGGTCGAGGGCACGACGATCGCGCCGGGGTTCAGCTACGAACACGCGCCGCTGCAGAACATTTTCATCAAGATGCGCGACAGTAAGGAATTGTTCCGCAAGGTGTTCAAGCTCGGGCGCGGCCGCAAGTGGAAGCTAAACCATTCCAGTCTGTACCTGGATTTTTTGGCGGGCAATCAGGCTTATAACTGTACCCCTTGGGGCAATCCCACCCGTAACGTATTCGGCTGGCAAAAGCCTTGTTATTTGTTGGTCGATGAGGGATATGCTCCGTCATTCAAGGCGTTGATGGAGGAGACGCCTTGGCACAAGTACGGTAATGCCAAGAATCCGAAATGCGCCAATTGCATGGCGCATTGTGGATACGAGGCGACCGCAGTGGAAGACGCCGTGAAACATCCCTTGAAAGCCGCCTGGGTTGCCCTGTTCGGACCGCGTACGGATGGTCCGATGGCGCCGGAGCCGGTGCCGGAATACGATGTGGATACGGTAGGCGTCAAGGCTCGACCGGCTATTCGCATCCAAGCTATTGACTGAATTTGAGATTTAGGAAGGGGCCGGCGGTACGGCTTGGAGCCGAAGTATCGCCGGCCTTTTTCATTTTAGCTTCGGTGATCGATTTCGACTGGGGGTCGGTTTTGCCGTGACGGCGGGTTGCCTTTTCCTTTTGCTACAGCCAGCGCGGCACGCGGCGTTGGTATTCCTGGTAACTTTCCGCAAATAGACTGATTAGCTTGTTTTCCTCGTAAGGAATAAAGTGCCGGTCGATCACGAAAAAGAAGCCTATCGGCGCGATGAACATCGATAGCGAGCCGACGAACAAGGCGAGCCCCATCAAAGCCGTGAGAATTCCCAAATACATCGGGTTGCGAGTCCAGCAATAAGGCCCATCTTTCGCGAGTGCAGTAGGATCGTCCGTCGGCACGAACGTGGTTCGGAGAAGGCGGAATTGAAACAGTGCTGAGGCGCTCGTGGTGGCGCCCACGGCCATGAGTATGATTCCCAGGCTGGGCATATG
This region includes:
- a CDS encoding methyltransferase family protein; translation: MQQILRFPPPVIALALAGLGYGLAQITTGFPSIHMPSLGIILMAVGATTSASALFQFRLLRTTFVPTDDPTALAKDGPYCWTRNPMYLGILTALMGLALFVGSLSMFIAPIGFFFVIDRHFIPYEENKLISLFAESYQEYQRRVPRWL
- a CDS encoding phytoene/squalene synthase family protein codes for the protein MSDDDALQSHLLEGVSRTFALTIPQLPPVLAKPVSNAYLLCRIVDTIEDETALTSAEKRKFCQRFARVVQGSESAEQLRDGLGPRLSTSTSPAEHELIHLIPRVIAITHSFDPPQQEALATCVEIMARGMAEFQDRDLRYGLSNMEEMNDYCYYVAGVVGEMLTRLFCHYSPAIGAHRDEMMTLAVSFGQGLQMTNILKDLWDDHARGVCWLPRDLFAQHGFDLRKLKPNHNDPAFCEGFRQLIGIAHGHLKNALTYTLYIPSYERGLREFCLWALGMAVLTLRKINKNLYFSDSSQVKITRRAVKATVLTSRLLRTSDFLLNAAFSIAGSGLPRHNGQLPVFGHRADT
- the hpnH gene encoding adenosyl-hopene transferase HpnH, which codes for MSVPIRQQISVAKYLLRQKLRGNKRYPLVLMLEPLFRCNLACAGCGKIDYPDEILNRRLSVEECLAAVDECGAPIVSIAGGEPLLHKELPQIVEGIIQRKKYVYLCTNALLLKKRIDDYKPSPYLTFSIHLDGNRERHDASVCQKGVFDRAVEAVKLAISRGFRVTINCTLFQGESAEEVAEFLDFCKKLGVEGTTIAPGFSYEHAPLQNIFIKMRDSKELFRKVFKLGRGRKWKLNHSSLYLDFLAGNQAYNCTPWGNPTRNVFGWQKPCYLLVDEGYAPSFKALMEETPWHKYGNAKNPKCANCMAHCGYEATAVEDAVKHPLKAAWVALFGPRTDGPMAPEPVPEYDVDTVGVKARPAIRIQAID